A stretch of Paenibacillus mucilaginosus 3016 DNA encodes these proteins:
- a CDS encoding sensor histidine kinase, giving the protein MILFLGSSLIPFLSIGAISYSTIYSMLQNKIQSGIVSNLKGVQQSLENTLTNLNHVSQQLAFEGSVGRKLDLLLAAKEPYERSRLTEEVRNELSLITFTNPNIGLTLYYFQKEGTTIFENMGVKDGFAPEKAPLLGHYNGISYYGPHPSSNRFVNQIVLSALRRVELPDRQDVYVYIESGFRLTSGILTGDGFGGKVAHLILDHDGRVAYSHIPSVFPVDSLFPGFTREGTSGEYAGHYWFRERSSQGWSVLSVIPAGDYNREMNRWWTQVLLSSLVFLLISLLLGWLLWKMVYKPLGAFHGEIESMEQQSGQGQPGGESAVETAASLAPATHIPEFDDLLQRFREMRGQIWTLFAEVEQKEKRRADLEVEKLLYQINPHFLMNTLDTVHWLAVLHGQGEIDRLVQSLNKLLYYNLGKLGQESTIREELDALQQYLTLQEIRYDFKFLVRIEADERVLDTPIPRFLLQPLVENALYHGLDDEGLIEVDVRQEGSAVRIIVQDNGAGMSEEAVRRLLEEPPPEERRVGMGIGMNYVKRMMAIHYGEGAGLAIRSAAGEGTRIELRLPLTGEDYT; this is encoded by the coding sequence ATGATCCTCTTTCTGGGCAGTTCCCTGATTCCGTTCCTCAGCATCGGGGCGATCTCTTACTCCACCATCTATTCCATGCTGCAGAACAAGATCCAATCCGGCATTGTCAGCAATCTGAAGGGCGTGCAGCAGTCGCTCGAGAATACGCTCACCAACCTGAACCATGTATCCCAGCAGCTGGCCTTCGAAGGGTCGGTCGGGCGCAAGCTGGACCTGCTGCTGGCGGCGAAGGAGCCTTACGAGCGCTCCCGGCTGACGGAAGAGGTGAGGAACGAGCTCAGTCTCATCACCTTTACGAACCCCAACATCGGACTGACGCTGTACTATTTTCAAAAAGAAGGCACGACGATCTTCGAGAACATGGGCGTGAAGGACGGCTTCGCTCCCGAGAAGGCGCCGCTGCTCGGGCATTATAACGGGATCTCCTACTACGGACCTCATCCGAGCAGCAACCGGTTCGTCAACCAGATCGTGCTCTCGGCACTGCGCCGAGTGGAGCTGCCTGACCGGCAGGATGTGTACGTCTACATCGAATCGGGCTTCCGGCTGACGAGCGGGATCCTGACCGGCGACGGCTTCGGCGGGAAGGTGGCGCACCTGATCCTCGACCATGACGGCCGGGTTGCCTACAGCCACATCCCCTCTGTGTTTCCGGTCGACTCCCTCTTTCCGGGCTTCACCAGAGAAGGGACTTCGGGCGAGTATGCGGGCCATTACTGGTTCCGGGAGCGGAGCAGCCAGGGCTGGAGCGTGCTGTCCGTCATTCCCGCGGGCGATTACAACCGGGAGATGAACCGCTGGTGGACCCAGGTGCTGCTGAGCTCGCTGGTGTTCCTGCTGATCTCGCTCCTGCTGGGATGGCTCCTGTGGAAAATGGTGTACAAGCCGCTAGGCGCCTTTCACGGGGAGATCGAGAGCATGGAGCAGCAGAGCGGGCAGGGGCAGCCCGGGGGGGAGAGCGCAGTGGAGACCGCAGCTTCGCTGGCGCCGGCTACCCACATCCCGGAGTTCGACGATCTTCTTCAACGGTTCCGGGAGATGCGCGGCCAGATCTGGACCCTGTTCGCGGAGGTGGAACAGAAGGAGAAGCGGCGTGCGGATCTCGAGGTGGAGAAGCTGCTGTACCAGATTAACCCGCATTTTCTGATGAACACGCTGGATACGGTGCACTGGCTGGCCGTCCTGCACGGACAGGGGGAGATCGACCGGCTGGTGCAGTCGCTCAACAAGCTGCTGTATTACAACCTCGGCAAGCTCGGCCAAGAGTCAACGATCCGCGAGGAGCTGGATGCGCTGCAGCAGTACTTGACCCTCCAGGAGATCCGGTACGACTTCAAGTTCCTTGTCCGCATCGAAGCGGACGAACGGGTGCTGGATACCCCGATCCCGCGGTTCCTCCTGCAGCCGCTGGTCGAGAATGCGCTCTATCACGGGCTGGATGACGAGGGGCTCATTGAGGTGGATGTACGGCAGGAAGGATCGGCCGTGAGGATTATCGTGCAGGACAACGGGGCCGGCATGAGCGAGGAGGCCGTCCGCCGGCTGCTGGAGGAGCCCCCTCCCGAGGAGAGGCGTGTGGGGATGGGCATCGGAATGAACTATGTCAAACGGATGATGGCGATCCATTACGGCGAGGGGGCCGGGCTTGCGATCCGGAGCGCTGCGGGTGAGGGCACCCGGATTGAGCTGAGGCTGCCGCTGACAGGGGAGGATTACACATGA